One Blastocatellia bacterium genomic window carries:
- a CDS encoding HAD-IA family hydrolase produces the protein MMRLPAFDIITFDCYGTLIDWERGIVAAFQAEAARAGRTLNARDIIAAYMIEEPAVEAGPYRPYRDVLTLTAQRVAARLGWDIDLDRASFLARSLPEWQPFADTNPALQRLAGRFSLGILSNVDDDLLEATRRHFTVTFDLIVTAAQVKSYKPAPAHFREAMARAGTKKLLHAAQSYFHDVMPAARLGIPVVWINRKGERVSHGGPMPICEVRDLTELADLLGC, from the coding sequence ATGATGCGCCTCCCCGCCTTCGACATCATCACCTTTGATTGCTACGGTACCCTCATCGATTGGGAGCGCGGCATTGTGGCCGCATTTCAAGCGGAAGCGGCTCGGGCCGGGCGCACGCTCAATGCCCGCGACATTATCGCCGCCTATATGATCGAGGAGCCAGCAGTCGAAGCGGGGCCATACCGACCCTACCGCGATGTGCTGACGCTGACGGCACAACGAGTGGCCGCGCGGTTAGGGTGGGACATTGATCTTGACCGCGCGAGCTTCCTCGCCCGGAGCCTTCCCGAATGGCAACCCTTTGCCGACACGAACCCCGCCCTGCAGAGGTTGGCCGGCAGGTTCTCCTTAGGCATTCTCTCCAACGTGGATGATGACTTACTGGAGGCCACCCGACGACACTTCACCGTCACGTTTGATCTGATTGTGACGGCTGCGCAGGTTAAATCATATAAGCCCGCGCCCGCACACTTTCGTGAGGCCATGGCCCGTGCGGGAACAAAGAAGTTGTTGCACGCGGCACAAAGTTACTTCCACGACGTCATGCCCGCCGCCCGACTGGGCATCCCGGTCGTGTGGATCAATCGTAAAGGTGAACGCGTCAGTCATGGCGGACCGATGCCAATCTGCGAGGTCCGCGATTTGACAGAGTTGGCCGATCTCCTTGGCTGTTGA
- a CDS encoding phosphoenolpyruvate carboxykinase (GTP) has protein sequence MINRALVEWIEEVAKLTTPERIHWCDGSEAENEDLIRLMCNDGTLIPLNQQKYPNCYLHRSHPNDVARTEHLTFICTPNRDDAGPTNNWMSPEETRDRVGRLYMGCMKGRTMYVIPYLMGPPGSPFSEVGVEVTDSPYVVANMRIMTRMGKVALEHLGPSDHFVRGLHSLGDLSPERRYICHFPEERMIWSIGSGYGGNALLGKKCHSLRIASVEARDEGWLAEHMLIVGIEDPEGNVTYIAGAFPSACGKTNLAMLIPPEAMKGYKVWTVGDDIAWMRIGPDGRLWAINPESGFFGVAPGTSWKTNPNAMVALSRNSIFTNVALTMEGTPWWEGMGEPPAEAYDWQGRLWRPGSKEKAAHPNARYTAPARQCPSISPYWEDPHGVPISAIIFGGRRARVAPLVYEAFSWQHGVFVGASMASETTAAATGAVGVVRRDPMAMLPFCGYNMADYFRHWLEIGARCPHPPKIFHVNWFRTDDEGNFLWPGFGENLRVLKWIVDRVNGRSEATETPIGLVPAPTALDLEGLALSAETLHQLLQVDRGAWREEADAIAAFFRQFGDRLPEPLWEEHRQLLARLG, from the coding sequence ATGATTAACCGAGCACTCGTAGAATGGATCGAGGAGGTAGCGAAACTGACTACGCCCGAGCGCATTCACTGGTGCGACGGATCGGAGGCGGAAAATGAAGACCTCATCCGGCTCATGTGTAACGACGGCACACTCATCCCGCTGAATCAGCAGAAATACCCCAACTGTTATCTTCATCGCAGCCACCCAAACGATGTCGCTCGCACCGAGCACCTCACCTTCATCTGCACGCCGAACCGTGACGACGCCGGTCCGACCAATAACTGGATGTCGCCCGAAGAGACGCGCGACCGTGTGGGTCGGCTCTACATGGGGTGCATGAAAGGGCGAACGATGTACGTTATTCCTTATCTCATGGGTCCGCCGGGATCACCTTTCAGTGAGGTCGGCGTGGAAGTCACCGACAGTCCTTACGTCGTGGCCAACATGCGGATCATGACGCGTATGGGAAAAGTCGCGTTAGAGCATCTTGGCCCGTCCGACCATTTTGTCCGAGGGCTCCACTCGCTCGGCGATTTGAGCCCGGAACGACGCTACATCTGCCACTTTCCCGAAGAGCGAATGATCTGGAGCATCGGGTCGGGATACGGAGGCAATGCGCTGCTCGGCAAAAAATGTCACTCGCTGCGGATCGCCAGCGTTGAAGCGCGGGACGAAGGCTGGCTGGCTGAGCACATGCTGATTGTGGGAATCGAAGACCCTGAGGGAAACGTCACCTATATCGCCGGCGCATTTCCCAGTGCCTGCGGCAAGACCAATCTGGCGATGCTCATTCCGCCCGAGGCGATGAAAGGTTACAAGGTGTGGACCGTCGGCGATGACATCGCCTGGATGCGGATTGGCCCCGACGGTCGGCTATGGGCCATCAATCCGGAGAGCGGATTTTTCGGCGTCGCTCCGGGAACGAGCTGGAAGACCAATCCAAACGCAATGGTGGCGCTGTCGCGCAATTCGATCTTCACCAACGTGGCACTCACCATGGAGGGAACGCCGTGGTGGGAAGGAATGGGCGAGCCTCCAGCAGAAGCCTATGACTGGCAGGGTCGGCTCTGGCGGCCCGGCAGTAAGGAAAAGGCCGCCCATCCGAATGCACGTTACACGGCTCCGGCGCGTCAGTGCCCTTCGATCTCGCCATACTGGGAGGATCCTCACGGCGTGCCGATCTCGGCGATAATTTTTGGCGGACGTCGGGCGCGCGTGGCCCCTTTGGTCTACGAGGCTTTCAGTTGGCAGCATGGCGTCTTCGTCGGTGCCAGCATGGCCTCGGAAACCACCGCTGCGGCCACCGGCGCAGTCGGCGTCGTCCGACGCGATCCGATGGCCATGCTTCCATTTTGCGGCTACAACATGGCTGATTATTTTCGTCACTGGCTGGAAATCGGTGCGCGCTGCCCGCACCCGCCGAAAATTTTTCACGTCAACTGGTTCCGGACCGACGACGAGGGGAATTTTCTCTGGCCAGGATTTGGCGAGAATCTGCGCGTGCTCAAGTGGATCGTGGATCGCGTCAACGGGCGAAGTGAAGCCACTGAGACGCCGATCGGATTAGTCCCTGCGCCGACGGCTCTGGACCTGGAAGGACTTGCCCTGTCGGCGGAAACGCTGCACCAGCTCCTGCAGGTGGATCGCGGTGCCTGGCGAGAAGAAGCCGATGCCATTGCCGCCTTTTTCCGCCAGTTCGGTGACCGCTTGCCAGAACCCCTGTGGGAGGAGCACCGCCAGCTCCTTGCGCGCCTCGGCTAG
- a CDS encoding sodium:solute symporter, whose translation MALLDWLVIAAYFGVVLGLAWWVIRRGRETADDYFLASRNLSWFIIGASIFASNIGSEHLVGLAGAGATSGVALAHYELHAWCLLVLAWVLVPFYIRSRVFTMPEFLEKRFSPTARWVLSIISLVAYVLTKIAVGIFAGGVVFSTLLPEIELRLGGWTFNSFWVGSFLVVILTGIYTVLGGLRAVAYTEALQTIIFVAGSATLTIFGLMKLGGWSELRAALDPDLFNLWKPLVPPGVEATWEPVKEPGRMAWYFNDNFPWVGMLFCAPIIGLWYWCTDQYIVQRALGAPNEREARRGSICAAFLKLLPVFIFIIPGMIWLALAKTGRVPEFASMVDGNGNPVNEYAQAAFPLMVKYVLPTGVRGLVVAGLLAALMSSLAGVFNASSTLFTIDLYQKLRPTASQQQLVWVGRVATAIMVLIGLVWIPVIQGAKGLYVYLQGVQAYLAPPIFVVFFFGVFMKRLNGAGCLAALIVGFFLGIFRLIVDTPVSLKLAGFEQGYPEGSFFWFVNNIYFQYYSLFIFLVSVAVMIGVSYLTKPPAPERIIGLTYATLTEEHKRESRMSWNHWDVISSVVVLLFILAAYLYFTG comes from the coding sequence ATGGCCTTACTGGACTGGTTGGTGATTGCCGCTTACTTTGGTGTCGTTCTGGGGCTGGCCTGGTGGGTGATCCGCCGGGGTCGAGAGACGGCCGATGACTACTTTCTGGCCAGCCGGAATTTGAGCTGGTTCATCATCGGGGCTTCGATCTTTGCGTCAAACATCGGATCGGAGCATCTGGTCGGGCTCGCCGGAGCGGGAGCGACAAGCGGTGTGGCGCTGGCCCACTATGAGCTTCATGCCTGGTGTTTGCTCGTGCTGGCCTGGGTGTTGGTTCCGTTTTATATTCGCTCGCGCGTCTTCACCATGCCGGAGTTTCTGGAGAAACGGTTCTCACCGACGGCTCGATGGGTGCTTTCGATCATCTCACTCGTCGCGTATGTTCTCACCAAGATCGCCGTGGGCATTTTTGCCGGTGGAGTTGTCTTCAGCACGTTGTTGCCGGAGATAGAACTCCGCCTGGGCGGATGGACGTTCAACAGTTTCTGGGTGGGATCGTTTTTGGTCGTGATTCTGACGGGCATTTACACAGTGCTGGGTGGATTGCGAGCCGTCGCCTATACCGAAGCGTTACAAACGATCATATTCGTTGCGGGGTCGGCAACGTTGACCATATTTGGATTGATGAAACTCGGTGGCTGGTCGGAATTGCGGGCGGCGCTCGATCCCGACCTGTTCAACCTGTGGAAGCCGCTGGTTCCGCCGGGAGTGGAGGCGACCTGGGAACCGGTGAAGGAGCCGGGACGGATGGCCTGGTATTTCAACGATAATTTCCCTTGGGTGGGGATGCTCTTCTGTGCCCCGATTATCGGATTGTGGTACTGGTGCACGGATCAATACATCGTGCAGCGGGCGCTCGGTGCCCCGAATGAACGGGAAGCACGGCGCGGTAGCATCTGCGCGGCTTTTTTGAAGTTGCTGCCGGTGTTCATCTTCATTATTCCCGGCATGATCTGGCTGGCGCTGGCCAAGACGGGTCGGGTTCCCGAATTCGCCTCAATGGTTGATGGCAACGGCAATCCCGTCAACGAGTACGCTCAGGCGGCGTTTCCCCTGATGGTCAAATATGTTCTCCCGACGGGCGTGCGGGGGCTCGTCGTCGCGGGACTGTTAGCGGCGCTGATGAGTTCGCTCGCTGGCGTCTTCAATGCGAGTTCGACGCTCTTCACCATTGACCTTTATCAAAAGCTCCGTCCGACGGCATCGCAGCAACAACTGGTGTGGGTGGGCCGCGTGGCCACGGCGATCATGGTTTTGATCGGCCTCGTCTGGATTCCCGTCATTCAAGGGGCGAAGGGGTTATACGTTTATTTGCAAGGCGTCCAGGCTTATCTCGCGCCGCCGATCTTCGTGGTTTTCTTTTTCGGTGTTTTCATGAAGCGGCTTAACGGCGCCGGGTGTCTGGCTGCTTTGATCGTCGGATTCTTCCTCGGAATTTTTCGTCTCATCGTGGACACGCCGGTGAGTTTGAAGCTTGCCGGATTCGAACAGGGGTACCCGGAAGGATCTTTCTTCTGGTTCGTCAACAACATTTATTTCCAGTACTACAGCCTCTTCATCTTTCTGGTGTCTGTTGCCGTCATGATCGGTGTGAGCTATCTCACCAAGCCGCCCGCGCCGGAGCGGATCATCGGCCTCACCTATGCGACGCTCACGGAGGAACACAAGCGGGAATCTCGGATGAGCTGGAATCATTGGGATGTGATTAGCTCCGTTGTGGTGCTGCTGTTCATCCTGGCCG
- a CDS encoding DUF523 and DUF1722 domain-containing protein, translating into MRDFAKPVVVLSQCLELQPCRFDGQVIPNSFVKQLAPYVTLIPVCPEMEIGLGVPREPVRIIVVKGQQRLIQPATNLDLSDRMQRFAQRFLASLDAVDGFILKSRSPSCGIKDVRAYLGVQKGAATKLTSGFFARAVLERFPGVAIEDEGRLTNFKIREHFLTKLFALASLRSVATSPSMKALIRFHTANKFLLMAYSQKELRNLGRIVANPERKPIADVIEQYRTHFQAALARPARTPSIINVLQHGLGYFSDKLSGKEKAFFLQSLQMYRQGKIPLSAVVSILRAWVVRFENTYLMEQTFFEPYPEALVEISDSGRGRPLSV; encoded by the coding sequence ATGAGAGACTTCGCCAAACCTGTTGTGGTGCTGAGTCAGTGCCTTGAACTTCAACCCTGCCGGTTCGACGGGCAGGTCATACCCAACAGCTTCGTCAAACAACTTGCGCCCTATGTCACACTCATACCCGTTTGCCCCGAAATGGAAATCGGCCTGGGCGTGCCCCGTGAGCCGGTACGCATTATCGTCGTCAAGGGTCAGCAGCGGCTGATTCAACCAGCCACCAACTTAGATCTGTCGGATCGGATGCAACGCTTCGCCCAACGGTTTCTCGCTTCGCTAGACGCCGTTGATGGGTTCATTCTGAAGAGTCGCTCGCCGTCGTGTGGGATCAAAGATGTCAGGGCATACCTTGGCGTCCAGAAGGGCGCCGCCACTAAGCTGACATCCGGCTTCTTCGCGCGCGCCGTGCTAGAAAGGTTTCCCGGTGTGGCTATCGAGGATGAGGGTCGGCTGACGAATTTCAAAATCCGGGAGCATTTTTTGACCAAGCTGTTTGCGCTGGCGAGTCTCCGATCGGTCGCCACCTCGCCTTCGATGAAGGCGCTCATTCGCTTTCACACGGCCAACAAATTCCTCCTGATGGCTTACAGTCAGAAAGAACTCCGAAACCTTGGTCGCATCGTGGCCAATCCGGAAAGGAAGCCCATCGCCGACGTCATCGAACAATATCGTACGCACTTCCAGGCCGCGTTGGCGCGTCCGGCCAGGACTCCCTCCATTATCAACGTCCTCCAGCATGGCTTGGGGTACTTCTCCGACAAGCTGTCGGGCAAGGAAAAGGCCTTCTTCCTTCAGTCCCTTCAGATGTACCGTCAGGGAAAGATCCCTCTGAGCGCTGTCGTCAGCATCTTGCGCGCCTGGGTCGTCCGGTTTGAGAACACGTATCTCATGGAGCAAACTTTCTTCGAGCCGTATCCTGAGGCGCTCGTTGAAATCAGCGACTCGGGTCGAGGGCGACCGCTGTCCGTATGA